In the genome of Triticum urartu cultivar G1812 chromosome 5, Tu2.1, whole genome shotgun sequence, one region contains:
- the LOC125510713 gene encoding cytochrome c oxidase subunit 6a, mitochondrial-like gives MASLAARSGLRSLAARARAPAPAPATGGRRMSSSAHDDAYETAKWEKITIMGAVTCTLLAAWNLSKGHPHFDEPPAYPYLHIRNKEFPWGPNGLFEVKHDH, from the exons ATGGCTTCCCTGGCGGCGAGATCCGGCCTCCGCTCGCTGGCGGCGCGCGCCAGGGCCCCGGCCCCGGCCCCGGCCACGGGCGGACGCCGCATGTCCTCCTCCGCCCACGACGACGCCT ATGAGACGGCCAAGTGGGAGAAGATCACCATCATGGGGGCCGTCACCTGCACCCTCCTGGCGGCCTGGAACCTCTCCAAGGGCCACCCCCACTTCGACGAGCCGCCG GCCTACCCATACCTGCACATCCGCAACAAGGAGTTCCCCTGGG GACCCAATGGCCTGTTTGAGGTCAAGCACGACCATTGA
- the LOC125506020 gene encoding MLO-like protein 9 → MSGGGGGGNSRELDQTPTWAVASVCGVIVLISILLEMGLHKVGEWFAHRKKKAMVEALEKVKAELMVLGFISLLLVFGQSYIIKICISEAAADTMLPCRLKKATVEVEIAKDGGHGAPAGGAKEEHGAKQPEEHFSLGTNPFTATSFSVPHRMLSEATSFSVPHRMLSEANMNTKCPPGKVSLISINALHQLHIFIFFLAVFHVCYSATTMALGRAKIRGWKEWEKEAAGQDEEVTNDPSQFRFTHETSFVRQHMNVLNKTPASFYISNFFRQFFRSVRRADYCALRHSFVNVHLAPGSKFDFQKYIKRSLEDDFKVIVGISPILWASALTFLLININGLHSMLWISIMPLVIILLVGTKLQGIICRMAIDITERHAVIQGIPLVQVSDSYFWFSRPTFVLFLIHFTLFQNGFQIIYFLWILYEYGMDSCFNDSKKLVFARLCLGAVVQVLCSYVTLPLYALVSQMGTTMKQSIFDDQTSKALKSWRAGVKKKPAANSKHGSGSPSGSPRAGSPKAGDEGSTAGIALTQKQGQGDDGAP, encoded by the exons ATGAGCGGGGGAGGAGGGGGCGGCAACTCGAGGGAGCTCGACCAGACGCCGACATGGGCCGTCGCCTCCGTCTGCGGCGTCATCGTCCTCATCTCCATCCTCCTCGAGATGGGCCTCCACAAAGTCGGAGAG TGGTTCGCGCACaggaagaagaaggccatggTGGAAGCCCTTGAGAAGGTCAAGGCAG AACTGATGGTGCTGGGGTTCATCTCGCTGCTGCTGGTGTTCGGGCAGAGCTACATCATCAAGATTTGCATCTCCGAGGCTGCCGCCGACACCATGCTCCCATGCCGCCTCAAGAAGGCCACCGTCGAGGTCGAGATCGCCAAGGACGGCGGCCACGGCGCCCCCGCGGGCGGCGCCAAGGAGGAGCACGGCGCTAAGCAGCCGGAGGAGCATTTCAGCCTCGGCACCAATcccttcaccgccacctccttcagcgtCCCCCACAGGATGCTCAGCGAGGCCACCTCCTTCAGCGTCCCCCACAGGATGCTCAGTGAGGCCAACATGAACACCAAATGCCCCCCG GGGAAGGTGTCCCTCATATCGATAAACGCTCTGCACCAGCTGcacatcttcatcttcttcctgGCCGTGTTCCATGTCTGCTACAGTGCCACCACCATGGCACTCGGCAGGGCCAAG ATACGAGGATGGAAAGAGTGGGAAAAAGAAGCGGCCGGCCAAGATGAAGAAGTCACTAACG ATCCGTCGCAGTTCAGGTTTACGCACGAGACATCGTTCGTCAGGCAGCACATGAACGTCCTCAACAAAACCCCGGCGTCGTTTTACATC AGCAACTTCTTCAGGCAGTTCTTTAGATCGGTCCGGAGGGCTGACTACTGCGCGTTGCGCCACAGCTTCGTCAAC GTTCATTTGGCTCCTGGCAGCAAGTTTGATTTCCAGAAGTACATCAAGAGGTCTCTCGAGGATGATTTCAAGGTCATCGTCGGGATCAG CCCTATTCTGTGGGCGTCTGCACTCACCTTCCTGCTCATCAACATCAACG GGCTGCACAGCATGCTCTGGATATCCATCATGCCGCTGGTG ATCATCCTGCTGGTGGGCACGAAGCTGCAGGGGATCATCTGCCGGATGGCGATCGACATCACGGAGCGGCACGCGGTGATCCAGGGGATCCCGCTGGTGCAGGTCAGCGACAGCTACTTCTGGTTCAGCCGCCCCACCTTCGTCCTCTTCCTCATCCACTTCACCCTCTTCCAGAACGGCTTCCAGATCATCTACTTCCTCTGGATCCTG TACGAGTACGGGATGGATTCCTGCTTCAACGACTCCAAGAAGCTCGTCTTCGCGCGGCTCTGCCTCGG GGCGGTGGTGCAGGTGCTGTGCAGCTACGTGACGCTGCCGCTCTACGCGCTGGTGTCGCAGATGGGGACCACCATGAAGCAGTCCATCTTCGACGACCAGACCTCCAAGGCGCTCAAGAGCTGGCGCGCCGGCGTCAAGAAGAAGCCGGCGGCCAACTCCAAGCACGGCTCCGGGTCGCCCTCGGGGAGCCCGCGCGCCGGCAGCCCCAAGGCCGGCGACGAAGGCAGCACCGCCGGCATCGCGCTCACGCAGAAGCAAGGCCAGGGCGACGACGGCGCGCCATGA